One Spinacia oleracea cultivar Varoflay chromosome 4, BTI_SOV_V1, whole genome shotgun sequence DNA segment encodes these proteins:
- the LOC110788023 gene encoding cytochrome c-like: MATFSEAPPGNKDVGAKIFKTKCAQCHTVDQGAGHKQGPNLNGLFGRQSGTAASYSYSAANKNKAVIWSEDTLYEYLLNPKKYIPGTKMVFPGLKKPQDRADLIAYLKDSTQ, translated from the exons ATGGCGACATTCAGCGAAGCACCACCAGGCAACAAGGATGTCGGAGCTAAGATCTTCAAGACTAAGTGCGCTCAATGTCACACCGTCGATCAAGGCGCTGGTCACAAACAAG GTCCTAATCTAAATGGCCTTTTTGGGAGGCAATCTGGGACAGCTGCTTCGTACTCTTACTCTGCTGCTAACAAGAACAAGGCTGTCATCTGGAGTGAAGATACTCTATACGAGTACTTGCTGAACCCCAAGAAG TACATCCCTGGTACAAAGATGGTGTTCCCTGGTTTGAAGAAGCCACAAGATCGTGCCGACCTTATTGCATACCTGAAGGATTCTACTCAGTGA